The region GGAACAATGCTTCGCTGTGCTCGCCCTCCGCCGTGCGGTGGCAACCCGCACGGACGGCCAGCGTGTCCAGGCCGGCACCGTCCAAGCTGTCGTCGAAATCGGTCATGATCGCTCTCTTCAGGGGTTTTCCGCTACATCATTGTGCAGGCCGATCAGAGTAGCCTCGGGCTTGGTCGCCTTTTTGTGAGCACTACTCTTGGCACCGTCGTTGCGTTCGGCTTCCAGTTTTTCCAGGTAGGCATCGTCCACATCACCGGTCACATACTCACCGTTGAACACCGCGCAGTCAAACTCGGTAACCGTGCGGGTGCCCTCGGCCGAGGCGGCAATCAGGTCTTCAAGGTCCTGATAGATCAGCCAGTCGGCACCGATTTCCCGGCAGATTTCCTCGTGGCTGCGGCCGTGCGCAATCAACTCCTTTACGGTCGGCATGTCGATGCCGTAAACATTCGGATAAATGACCGGTGGCGCCGCCGATGCAAAATACACCTTGGCGGCCCCCGCATCGCGGGCCATCTCGATAATCTGTTGGCAAGTGGTGCCACGCACAATCGAGTCATCCACCAGCAGGACGTTCTTGCCCCGAAACTCCAGTTCGATGGCATTGAGTTTCTGACGTACCGACTTCTTGCGTTGCTGCTGGCCGGGCATAATAAACGTCCGCCCGATGTAGCGATTTTTCACCAGCCCTTCCCGGAACTTTACCCCCAGATTGTAGGCCAATGCCTGCCCGGCCACCCGGCTGCTGTCCGGAATCGGCACCACCACATCAATGTCGTGGTCGGGGCGCTCGCGCAGAATTTTTTCCGCGAGTTTTTCCCCCTGGCGCAAACGCGCCTTGTACACCGAAATACCGTCCATGATCGAGTCAGGCCGGGCAAAGTACACATGTTCGAAAATACAGGGGCGAAGCCGGGTATTCTCGGCACACTGACGGCGATGAAGCTCACCCTCGGCGGTGATGTAGATCGCTTCACCGGGGGCTACATCGGCAATCAGGTCAAAGCCGAGCACATCCAGCGCGACGCTTTCCGAGGCGACCATGTACTCGGTCCCGGCAGCCGTTTCCCGCTTGCCATAGACCAGGGGACGGATACCATTCGGATCGCGGAATGCGATCAGGCCGTAGCGGGCAATCATTGACACAACGGCGTAGCCACCACTGACCCGCCGATGAACGCCGGCAATGGCTTCAAAAATATCGTCCTCATTGGGCTGCAATTTCCCCTGGGACTGCAGCTCGTGGGCGAACACGTTGAGCAACACCTCGGAGTCGGAATCCGTGTTGACATGACGCAGGTCGGTTTTGAACAGCTCTTCGCTGAGCTGGTCCGCATTGGTCAGGTTGCCGTTATGGGCCAGAGCGATACCGTAGGGCGAGTTGACATAAAAAGGTTGAGCCAGCGCCGGACCGGAGCTACCCGCCGTCGGGTAGCGCACATGGCCGATACCGATATTGCCCACCAACCGCTGCATATGACGGGTCCGGAAGACATCCTTCACCAGACCATTGGCTTTCTGCTGCGCCAGCTTGCCGCCGTCACAGGTCATGATACCCGCCGCATCCTGGCCGCGATGTTGGAGTATGGTCAGCGCGTCATAGAGCTGCAAATTGACATCGCTTTTACCCACAATACCCACAATGCCGCACATAGAAAAACCACCTTTACGTCATAAAAAATCGGAACACCCCGGGCGGCGTCCCGGGGTTAAAACCACTGAAAAAAGAAGCGGGTTGTCTCGGCCGCCAGTGCGCGAGCCCAACCTTCGAACGCGAGAAAATGCGGTACCAGGGCCGACTCGCGCCACCACTCGTCCTGGTCAACGGGAATAATCGAGGGCAACAGGATCAGCAGCGCCATGACCACGACCAGACCACGGGCCAACCCGAACAGCATACCAAACAGTCGGTCGGTGCCCGACAGACCGGTCATCCGGACCAGCTCGCCAATCAGGTAATTCACCATGGCGCCGACAATCAGTGTCGCCGCAAACAGAATGACGAAGGCCGCCATTTCGCGAATAGAGGGGGTGGGAATCAAGTCCGTGAGCAACACCGCCAGGCGATCGCCGAACAGCACAGCCACCACAAAGGCCACAAGCCAGGTGACCAGCGACAGGGCTTCTTTGACAAAGCCGCGTTTGATGCTGATGAGGCTGGACACCAACAGTATGCCCAGTATGGCCCAATCTGCCCAGTTCATTCGCTGGCCCGACTCATGCTATGGAAAGCTCCCCGGTTACTTGCGCGCGCATTTTAGCAGAGGCTCTCTGGATCAGATACCCCCGGCGCCCGTCGGGGCCGCCAGAGCGTCTCAAGGTTCGAAACGGAGAATCAAGGCGTCGACCTTGAGGGCCCGGTCTATCGCCGCCTTGGTCGATTCGGCCTCCGAGCGACTCACCTTGGGACCGATAAACACCCGACTGACCGCCCCGGCGTCGGTGCTGGCGGAGCGCACATAGGCCCGGTAACCATCCGCCTGCAACCGGTCCCGCAGCGCCCGTGCGGTTTCCGGATCACGGAAACTGGCGACCTGAATCACCCAGGCGGTGCGCTCGTCGACATCAGCCGTCGACGCCCCGGTTTCCGGAACGGACGGTTCGGCAACCGCCTCGGACTGCGCTTCCTCCAGAGAGTCTACGACCGGCTGCGAGGTGTCCTCCGGCATAAACATGGTATCCGGCTCCGGCGCCGGTTCGATGTTGTCCGGCGCCGTGGGTGCCTCAAAAACCATTGTTTCCTCGGCGGGGCGATCGGGAATCAGTGTCTGGGTACTGACCGGCTCGACCTGCCGATCCCGCAGAATGCTGGGCACCACCAGAATTCCAATCGCGATAAGAACGATCGCACCCACCAGGCGCTGCTTCAGGCCGCTATTCATGGTTACTCTCAAGATTAGTGCGCACAGGATCGTCGTGTGTCTCGGGGCCCGGCGGGGCACTCTCGGCTTCAAACCAGTCGAGGGCCGCACTGACCGTATAGAATGACCCCATTACCACGATTCGATCTCCGGGCCTGGATTCTTGCCTCAGTCTCGCCATCAGTTCGGCTACTGTACCACAGCCGCTCGCCGAGACGCCGAGTCCCTCCAGGTCTTTCGCCAATTGCACCACAGTGGCGGCTCTGGGCACGTCCGGAAGAGACACCAGCCAGCAATATGCCATGATCGGTGCCAGCGGCGCCAGGGTGGCAACCCGGTCCTTGTCGGCCATCATACCGATGACGACATGGGTCTCCCCTGCGCTGTCATCGACCAGACGGGCCGCCAGGTGCCTGGCGGCGGCGGGATTATGGGCGACATCAAGAACCAGCGTCCGACCCTCCCAGGCTCGAACCTGATAGCGCCCAGGGAGGGTGAGCCGGCCGAGTTCACAGGCCCGCGCCAGTGGCTCAACCTGATATCCCAACTGCGCAACCACCTGAAGAGCCGCCGCAAGGCTCGGCCAGGGAAGCACCGGCCGTTCAAACTGGCACTGCTGAGGCTCACCGGCAGGGCCCTGCCCCCACCAGCACCACTGATCCTCCCGAACCGTAAACCCGAACTGCTCGCCAACCCGTTGCAACGCAACGCCGCGTTCCCGGGCAGCCACCAACAACCCTTCCGGCGGCTGATCGTCAGCGCACAGCGCAATCTGTCCAGTGCGGTAAATGCCGGCTTTCTCGCGGCCGATACTGTCCCGGTTATCGCCCAACCAGGCCTGATGATCGAGGTCGACGCTGGTTACTA is a window of Marinimicrobium sp. C6131 DNA encoding:
- a CDS encoding CvpA family protein is translated as MNWADWAILGILLVSSLISIKRGFVKEALSLVTWLVAFVVAVLFGDRLAVLLTDLIPTPSIREMAAFVILFAATLIVGAMVNYLIGELVRMTGLSGTDRLFGMLFGLARGLVVVMALLILLPSIIPVDQDEWWRESALVPHFLAFEGWARALAAETTRFFFQWF
- the purF gene encoding amidophosphoribosyltransferase, which produces MCGIVGIVGKSDVNLQLYDALTILQHRGQDAAGIMTCDGGKLAQQKANGLVKDVFRTRHMQRLVGNIGIGHVRYPTAGSSGPALAQPFYVNSPYGIALAHNGNLTNADQLSEELFKTDLRHVNTDSDSEVLLNVFAHELQSQGKLQPNEDDIFEAIAGVHRRVSGGYAVVSMIARYGLIAFRDPNGIRPLVYGKRETAAGTEYMVASESVALDVLGFDLIADVAPGEAIYITAEGELHRRQCAENTRLRPCIFEHVYFARPDSIMDGISVYKARLRQGEKLAEKILRERPDHDIDVVVPIPDSSRVAGQALAYNLGVKFREGLVKNRYIGRTFIMPGQQQRKKSVRQKLNAIELEFRGKNVLLVDDSIVRGTTCQQIIEMARDAGAAKVYFASAAPPVIYPNVYGIDMPTVKELIAHGRSHEEICREIGADWLIYQDLEDLIAASAEGTRTVTEFDCAVFNGEYVTGDVDDAYLEKLEAERNDGAKSSAHKKATKPEATLIGLHNDVAENP
- the folC gene encoding bifunctional tetrahydrofolate synthase/dihydrofolate synthase codes for the protein MASAMRFERLDDWLHWLESHHPTEIELGLTRIRVVAERLDLLTPQARVISVAGTNGKGSCVAACAALLQAAGQRVGAYTSPHLQRYNERVRVDGVPVSDDELCRAFARIDAASADTSLTYFEFGTLAALLIFRDRAVDVMVLEVGLGGRLDAVNLLDANAAVVTSVDLDHQAWLGDNRDSIGREKAGIYRTGQIALCADDQPPEGLLVAARERGVALQRVGEQFGFTVREDQWCWWGQGPAGEPQQCQFERPVLPWPSLAAALQVVAQLGYQVEPLARACELGRLTLPGRYQVRAWEGRTLVLDVAHNPAAARHLAARLVDDSAGETHVVIGMMADKDRVATLAPLAPIMAYCWLVSLPDVPRAATVVQLAKDLEGLGVSASGCGTVAELMARLRQESRPGDRIVVMGSFYTVSAALDWFEAESAPPGPETHDDPVRTNLESNHE
- a CDS encoding SPOR domain-containing protein, translated to MNSGLKQRLVGAIVLIAIGILVVPSILRDRQVEPVSTQTLIPDRPAEETMVFEAPTAPDNIEPAPEPDTMFMPEDTSQPVVDSLEEAQSEAVAEPSVPETGASTADVDERTAWVIQVASFRDPETARALRDRLQADGYRAYVRSASTDAGAVSRVFIGPKVSRSEAESTKAAIDRALKVDALILRFEP